One Pomacea canaliculata isolate SZHN2017 linkage group LG9, ASM307304v1, whole genome shotgun sequence DNA segment encodes these proteins:
- the LOC112572569 gene encoding S-adenosylmethionine sensor upstream of mTORC1-like: protein MDEKQGKKEHIRLASVVKSVHADLRKKLRSHNGDYETVWHQHCQDQTLLSTYAECMQKLAQEHWTKRSQNRIDWCRLVINEYFLDGGLKKVLQKELKKQTFEENRKQSSSMTADYTENGFTAGGTKTEIAQASPGCRLDNCSPCDIDSYKGNLDNTSITHMCFQETLYSSAKNSSGPETQTCCSVSHEKDDKDCNYGLMLERSNPSSPDIYTEVRLPFEDKIRLLDVGSCYNPFLQFSEFMAIGIDISPAHESVHYCDFLHLETTDPLQVAPDTLSTYLGSLRSPIHRLPRCSFHTVVFSLLLEYLPSPYQRWLCCTKAHELLQHNGLLVIVTPDSHSQHRNAPMMRSWKKAIESMGFSRWRYVKDEHLHCLAFRKTRPAAPPSLLVGDVTPDLLYIPQDLADAAEERAAERSRDPFLQDECEAQEFFQRTWASCRRSFPRTAASHSFNFQ, encoded by the exons atAATGGCGATTATGAGACTGTCTGGCATCAACACTGTCAAGATCAAACGCTCCTGTCTACTTACGCCGAGTGTATGCAGAAGCTTGCTCAAGAACACTGGACCAAAAGGTCACAGAATCGTATCGACTGGTGTCGACTTGTTATCAACGAATACTTCCTCGATggaggattaaaaaaagtattgcaGAAAGAGcttaagaaacaaacatttgagGAAAACAGAAAGCAGAGTTCTTCCATGACTGCTGATTATACCGAGAATGGTTTCACTGCTGGAGGCACTAAAACTGAAATAGCCCAGGCTAGTCCAGGATGCAGACTAGACAACTGTTCACCATGTGATATTGATAGTTATAAAGGTAACTTAGATAACACTTCCATTACCCACATGTGCTTTCAGGAGACTCTTTATTCCTCTGCCAAGAACAGTTCTGGTCCAGAGACACAGACATGCTGCAGTGTCAGTCATGAAAAGGATGATAAAGACTGCAATTATGGCTTGATGTTGGAGAGAAGTAACCCAAGCTCCCCCGACATATACACAGAAGT acGCCTTCCATTCGAGGACAAGATCCGCCTGCTTGATGTGGGCAGTTGTTACAACCCTTTTCTACAGTTCAGCGAGTTTATGGCCATAGGAATCGACATCAGCCCGGCCCATGAG TCCGTCCACTACTGCGACTTCCTGCACCTGGAGACGACCGACCCCCTGCAAGTGGCGCCGGACACGCTGAGCACCTACCTGGGCAGCCTCCGCAGCCCTATCCATCGCCTGCCTAGATGCTCTTTCCACACCGTGGTCTTTTCTCTGCTGCTTGAGTACCTCCCGTCGCCTTACCAACGCTGGCTGTGCTGCACCAAGGCCCACGAACTGCTGCAGCACAACGGCCTACTCGTCATCGTCACGCCAGACTCACATAG CCAGCACCGCAACGCCCCGATGATGAGAAGCTGGAAGAAGGCCATCGAGTCCATGGGCTTCAGCAGGTGGCGCTATGTCAAGGACGAGCACTTGCACTGCTTGGCCTTCCGCAAGACACGACCCGCCGCGCCGCCCAGCCTGCTGGTGGGTGACGTCACGCCAGACTTGCTGTACATCCCGCAGGACCTGGCCGACGCTGCGGAGGAGAGGGCAGCGGAGCGGTCACGTGATCCGTTCCTGCAGGACGAGTGCGAGGCGCAGGAGTTCTTTCAGCGGACGTGGGCGAGTTGCCGGCGTTCGTTCCCGAGGACTGCGGCGAGCCACTCTTTTAATTTTCAGTGA